The segment CGGCTTCGCGGCCGTCAGCACACGGCGGAAGTCTTCCTGGATCCGCTTGAGCCCTTCCTGCGTCTCGGACTCGAAACGCATCACGACGACCGGCGTCGTGTTCGACGAACGCGCGAGGCCGAAGCCGTCCGGGTACTCGACGCGCAGGCCGTCGATCGTCACGACTTCCTCGGCGCCGTCGAACTTCGCCTCTTTCTGCAGCTTGTCGATCAGGCGGAAGTTCTCGCCCTCGTCGAGCCAGAGCTGCAGCTCGGGCGTGCTCATCGCGTCCGGCAGCCCGTTGAGCAGCGCGCTCGGGTCGGCCGTCTTCGTGAGGATCTCGAGCAGGCGCGCGCCCGTGTAGAGGCCGTCGTCGAAGCCGTACCAGCGATCCTTGAAGAACACGTGGCCGCTCATTTCACCGGCGAGCGGCGCACCCGTCTCGCGCAGCTTCGCCTTCACGAGCGAGTGGCCCGTCTTCCACATCAGCGGCTCGCCGCCCTTCGACTTCACCCACTGCGCGAGGTGGCGCGTGCACTTCACGTCGTAGATGATCTGCGCGCCCGGGTTGCGCGACAGCACTTCTTCCGCGAACAGCATCAGCTGGCGGTCCGGATAGATGATCTGGCCATCCTTCGTGACGACGCCAAGGCGGTCGCCGTCGCCGTCGAACGCGAAGCCGAGCTCGGCATCGGTGTCCTTCAGCGCCTGGATCACGTCCTGCAGGTTTTCCGGGTGCGCGGGATCGGGGTGGTGGTTCGGGAACGTGCCGTCGATGTCGGTGAAGCGCTCGACGAGTTCGCAGCCGAGCGCCTTGAACAGGCGCGTCGCGAGCGGGCCCGCGACGCCGTTGCCGGCGTCGACGACGAGCTTCAGCGGCCGCGCGAGCTTCACGTCGCCGACGATGCGCGCGATGTACTGATCGGCGACGTCGACCTGCTCATAGGTGCCGCTGCCCGTCTCGAAGCGCTCGTCGACGATGCGGCGGTACAGCGCCTGGATCTGCTCGCCGTAGATCGCGGCGCCGCGCAGCACCATCTTGAAGCCGTTGTAGTCGGGCGGGTTGTGGCTGCCCGTGACGACGATGCACGAATCGACGCGGCGCTCGCCGCCCTTCAGCGCAAGCGGCACGCTCGCCGCGAAATAACCGACCGGCGTAGGCACCATGCCGACATCGACGACGTCGACGCCGGCCGCACGCAGGCCGTCGGCCAGTGCGCCGACGAGCTCGGGGCCGGACAGGCGACCGTCGCGCGCGACGACGACCGCGTCGCCGCCCTGGGCGCGCACTTCGCTGCCGAATGCCCGGCCGATCCCGCGCGCCGTGTCGACGTCGAGCGTCTTGCCGACCACGCCACGAATGTCATATGCCTTGAAGATGGATTGGGAGATCATCGATTCTCTTCTCTCTCGGTTGCGTGCATGGAAAATTGTCTGGCCGCTTCTCGCCGGTGCCGCGCATGATACATGCGGGCCCGGCGAAACAAGGAACGGAACGGCTGGAGCGGCCCCGATCCCACTTATAATCGCGGGTTTCGATGACGCGCATGTCGCCCATTTTAATGCCTAGCCGACCCGCCGCCGCCAACCTGCAGCCTCCGGGCGCCCTGCCGGCCGCCCTGCGTGCGTGCGGCCGCCGCGCATGCTGAAGCGCTTCGGCAACCCGGATGTCGCGAAGGCCGTCGCGAACCTCGTCTGGCTGGGGCTCGAACGGCTCACGCAGATCGGCGTCGCGATCGCGATCAGCGGTCTTCTGGCCCGTTATTTCGGGCCGGATGTGTTCGGCAAATGGCAGTATGCGAATACGCTCCTCCTGGTACTGGCGCCGCTCACCTGGGTGTGCGGCGCGGAAATCCTCGTTCCGACCATCGTCCAGCGCCCGCCCGCCCAGCTCGGCGCGGTGCTCGGCAGCGCGTTCGCGCTGCGCATCGCCGTATCGGCCGCCGCGCTCGTTGCGACCTCGATCGCGATCGCCGCGGGCGCCTTCGATCCGCTGGTCGGCGCGATGCTCGCGGGCCTGGCGGTCACGATGGTTTTTCGCGAGCCATTCGTCGGATTGATCAACGCGTGGCTGCAAAGCATGACCTACAGCAAGCCGCAGCTCGTCACCAGCATGGTCACCGCGCTGGCGAAGGCGCTGCTCGTCTGGCTGCTGGTCCGCGCGGCCGCCGGCCCCGCGCGCTTCGGGTGGCTGTGGGCGCTCGAGGCCGCCGCGATCGGCTTCGCGCTGCTGCTGTACTACCGGCATCGTAACGGCGGCGCGCTCGGCTGGACGTTCGATAAACCGCTGTTCAGGCACTTTGCGACGGCCGGCACCGTGTTCTGGCTCGGCCTCATCTGCATGTACCTGTTCCTGAAGCTCGACCGCCTGATGCTCGAGCGTCACGTGTCGTTCGCCGATCTCGGCCGCTACTCGGCCGCGCAGCAACTCAACGAGAACTGGATCACGCTCGCGCTGATGCTCGCGCAGACGATCGCGCCCGCATTCGTCTACCGCGTGCAGGACGTCGCGCGGCTGCGCCGCAACATCGTCCGG is part of the Burkholderia pyrrocinia genome and harbors:
- a CDS encoding oligosaccharide flippase family protein, with the translated sequence MLKRFGNPDVAKAVANLVWLGLERLTQIGVAIAISGLLARYFGPDVFGKWQYANTLLLVLAPLTWVCGAEILVPTIVQRPPAQLGAVLGSAFALRIAVSAAALVATSIAIAAGAFDPLVGAMLAGLAVTMVFREPFVGLINAWLQSMTYSKPQLVTSMVTALAKALLVWLLVRAAAGPARFGWLWALEAAAIGFALLLYYRHRNGGALGWTFDKPLFRHFATAGTVFWLGLICMYLFLKLDRLMLERHVSFADLGRYSAAQQLNENWITLALMLAQTIAPAFVYRVQDVARLRRNIVRLIAMTAGLMTAGALVLDAAAPLIVGKVFGRGYEASVDIFRWAVWLSVPAGIEAIGNLIVLKYQAKFVLLSKWLLALAIAALVNLFAIPRLGLYGALVGLATGYLAAAAVNFYYIRFKLQT
- a CDS encoding phosphomannomutase/phosphoglucomutase yields the protein MISQSIFKAYDIRGVVGKTLDVDTARGIGRAFGSEVRAQGGDAVVVARDGRLSGPELVGALADGLRAAGVDVVDVGMVPTPVGYFAASVPLALKGGERRVDSCIVVTGSHNPPDYNGFKMVLRGAAIYGEQIQALYRRIVDERFETGSGTYEQVDVADQYIARIVGDVKLARPLKLVVDAGNGVAGPLATRLFKALGCELVERFTDIDGTFPNHHPDPAHPENLQDVIQALKDTDAELGFAFDGDGDRLGVVTKDGQIIYPDRQLMLFAEEVLSRNPGAQIIYDVKCTRHLAQWVKSKGGEPLMWKTGHSLVKAKLRETGAPLAGEMSGHVFFKDRWYGFDDGLYTGARLLEILTKTADPSALLNGLPDAMSTPELQLWLDEGENFRLIDKLQKEAKFDGAEEVVTIDGLRVEYPDGFGLARSSNTTPVVVMRFESETQEGLKRIQEDFRRVLTAAKPDVKLPF